The DNA window TGTCGGGCTTCCCCCGGGACGTTTCCGACACTAGAAACCAATTCAAGCGTCGTTATCGCGCATGCTGACGAAATTGCGCGCGATGGTGCCTCGCGATCTTACTTACAGACTAGCAAGCGTGCATCACGACATTACTACACCTACGCACTTTTCTGCCTACTACTCTTAATGGATTAATCTTCTTTGTACATCATCGTGCATCATGCACTAGGAACAGATCAGCGGTTTGCGATGGAAGGGCACCGATCGATCGTCacatcgaaaaaaaaaccctcggCCTTTgctaatttttgcaattttcaaaGTTAgctaacaaataaataaatccacAAGCACTCGTTCATTTccacgttttaaatattaaacgtattaaatattaataaaaaaagaaatttcttttaatttccaaattaaaagaaacgcTGTTCTcaacaatattatattcaaatCGCCAGACATATCGAAAAGcgtcagaattaaaaaaaaaaaataaaaagaaaaaaaaagaaacaaaaaatagatttaatattttattttcgaaacaaACCGCGATGTGACGCTCGATCGATGTTCTTCCGTGAAACACAGTATCTTACAGATCGTTTTCTTACAGCAGAGGTCTCAAGTATGCGTTTACGCATACCGTAAAACTGACTTTCGCGAATTAAGAGTGCGAAGAGTAAGGTGATGGTTCTCCTTTGATTCTGTCAGTTGCATACGTAAAGCGCGTAATCGTATCGATAcgttttttttagataaatttctcATGCGCGAACGTAACTTTGCCCATGCTCAAGTTCAAGTGATACGAATTCCTGTCCGTTTACGGTTCGCGTGACCACTGAGACCGCTGTTTTACGGTGATATATCCGATCGAGCAAATAAGCACGTAATAACCGAGTCGTACGATTTCCACTTATCAATCACAAAACACGATGGGGtttgtgtattttatatacacaaTGTACACGTATGTATAAAATGCGTACGGCCACAGGAAATCGCGTACGCTATTCTAGAAAACCGTCCTGCAGTTGTAAAATCCACAAAAAGCTACGCGCGTTGCGGCCGATGCGGCGGCGCTTTCAAACAAAATaatcaggaaaaaaaaaaaaagaaaacggacgACGCTGTTCCGTTCGTCATTAAAATACAAGTTAAAATTCTTCGAAATCGATAAATACTTAATCTTATTTCCGCCTCGTAATTTTGAGATAACGCgtccgaaataaaattgcggtatcacaattttctttaaagaagaatatatttttaaattgaaaaaaaatttataactttcgCGTTAAATCGACAATGGTCTATTCTGCGATAAGTAATGCCGTTCCTCCACAATTTCTCGCGACGATATGTTATCAAAAGCGCCGAATGTTGAAatcatttttcaaatactCTCCGATCGACCGTGTATTTTGCGCCTCGTCAACCGTGCGTGTAATTCTAGTTTTGCCTACCGCTATGAAAATGATAAATGAAAGTTCGGTCACTCAAACTCCCGCGGACGTCATCGTCGTTGTAGTcgctgtcgtcgtcgtcgttcgtcgtcgtcgtcgtcgtcattaCGGTCGCAATTGTCATGCTAACGACAGGAAGGACGCGGGGATAGGGATAAACGCCCGTCCCGGACCCGGTACCTGTCTGCTACAGCATCGCTTTATCCAGCACGCAGTGATACGTGAAACTCGCTGCCCGATGGGCGTCGGACGACGAGGGGTAATCGCGAGCGGCCTTCGCGGGTCGTTCCTCGCGCTGGGCCGGGCATCTCATTTGCCCTCTAAGATCTCTTGGATGCTGACGTACGTGCCGGTGAGGAAGCCCAACACCCCAAAGGAGATAATAGCGATGTTCTTCCACAACCGCCAGTTCCACTTGCCGAGGCCGTTCTCCTGCTCCCAGACGGTCACCAGCTCGATCACCGAGGGGAACATTAGGCCCAACGTGGACAGGCACACAGCACCGACGAGCGAGATGAATGGGCCCAAATTGGGGATCGCAATCGCCACACAGACGGTGAAGATCACCAACGAGATGCGAATAAGGTACTCGCCGAGCAATCGGCGCGAGCCGAAGTACTGCTTCGCGTTCTTCCAAATGATCTCCATCGGCACGTAAAACTGTAGCCCGTAAGTGAGGAAGATCGCGACAGCGATCATCAGCTTTGCGGACTGGGCCGGCACTTCGTCTTGCGGAGGATTCAGCGTGATGGAAGCCTTCGTGTTCTCGCCGTACTTCCAGTAACCGAAGAAGCCCACGGTGCTGTACAGCAACACGACGCAAAACATGCCGGTGTTGAGTACACCCGGGCAACCGATGAAATGCGACGGGGTTTTCATGTTGTTCTCCAACGGCATCACCTACAAATTACATATTTCATTAATCGATTCTTACGACAAgtgaacaaaattattttctacaattttttaaaagtgcATACGCAAGGATGAACGATTTGTGGAAGCCCGACAGTCATCTATCTATTCAcactgttttatatttaattattgtttttcatatttaatattttatatttaatattttatatttaatattttatatttaatattcaattaattttctaatatatttaaaaagtcatTGCCGATTCGTTCCATACGATAAACTTATTATAAACTTGCCGCGAGAGTTATGGAATGTTaacgtgacttttttttttttgttatcgcaAGTTGACACGCGTCGCGAATGACCGAACATTCCATGACGCACAGACCAAGGCGTGCCATTTGATTTACGAGTACCGATACTCAGAACAATCGAACATGACCGTTAAGTGCTCGTACGTGTCCAGCAATCGAATGCAAGTTACTTCTGATCCTCAGAGTTGTAATATCTGTTTTCACGACGAACATTCTCCTCGAGCAGTAGCGCGCGCATAATTTCCCtatagtataatatataaaattgtaataaaaacgaGCGGCTATACTTACAACGCCAATTCCCTCGAGAGCAAAGATTGCTGTGCCGAAGAAAAGCGGCAGCTGCGACCAAGTTGAGAAGTTCGGTACGTCGCTGATAGTGGGTAGGTcgttgaaaatgtaataaaaggtGATGCCCATGCCGGTGGCGATCAAAACGTTTGCCACCATCGAGAACGGCGCGAGATACTTGAGATTTCTCACGAGAGAAAATACGATGAGCAACGGTAGCAGCGCGGCCATGTACAACCGCAAACTCTTGTCCGTCTCCGTGTAATAGTCGACGACTTCCTTAACATTGGTCGCGATAAAGACAATGTACACGCAGCAGCAGCCAACCAGATCGATCACCAAGAACGAGTTAATCGTCGCCCTGAAACGGAATTGAACGATGAATAAGTAATTATGGAATAAAGCGATACGTCGCGACAGAGCTAGAGGCAAAGTTGCAGAAGTCAATCTGCTAGGCTTTTGCTTTTATGCCTTTAAATGGTCCTGAACATAAAACGCCGATAACGTCTCTCCTCGTGGATAAACTCACTTGGCAAGTCTGGCATATTTTTGAACGGGCTCGGGCCCCACCAGGAAGGCCGCTTCGGCCACGTCAGCGAAGCCCAGACTAGGCGTCTGCAGCCGCCTGCACAGGAGATGGGCGGATTTGACCAAGATATGGACGCAGTAGGTGCAGACCGCGCCGATGAAGAAGGTGGCGAAGAGACCGAAGGCGAGGCCGGCATTGCGGAAGGCCATCGGCATTGCGAGTATGCCCGTGCCCAGGCTCCCCTTGAGCAGATGTATGAGCGTGTCGAGATCCGAGGTGGGATGGGCGAGCTTGCGATGTTCAAACGGATCGTAAAGGGCGGCCTCCTCGTCGGTCGGTCGCTCCACGAGCGGCAAGGTCGATCCATTCGTGACCGTAATGGGCACGTCATTTTTCTCGCACTTGTATCTGCAAAACCGAGGGCGTTAGCGTACCGCGGCGTAATCGCTGGCGAATAATTTCCGTGAATGGGACGTAAATTACGTATATATCGGGTGTCTTCGTGGATACGCCGCCGCTTCTTTCATCTACGAGCCGTTTGATCGGCCGTCAGAATACTCGCTCGGGCGAGATATCTAATCGCGACGATTACAGAgccagagagaaaaaaacgaTATGGTTATAATCGAGCCCccttttccctctttccctccccacCGACGAAAGATCGACGCCTCAAAGAGCTCGTAGATGACAAAATAAGAGCGACGGAATATTCGTcccgtatacatatatttttacatcccgtatgtatatatatatatatatgatatatatatatttatttatttatttttcgcgtgGGATTACAAGTGTTACGTGGGACTTGGTACTGTTTTACACGATACGGTGTTTCCCTCGTGCCCGCGATTTCCATCGCGACTAATGATGCGAAAAGGGGGAATATAATGAAAGAGCGTGCCGTAGGTAGAAGGATTATCTTTCTCGCGCACTCGCATGCCAAGAGGAGACGGAGAGTGGAGGCGCAGACAGGACGCGAGAACGCATACATGCTCCTTTTCGCATGCATTCGAGAGGCATCTTCGCGGCAGAGATTTCGGCGTCTTTGCAATGGTGATTTCAGCTGCGAAGAAAGGAGAGATATATTTCGCTTCGTTATTGCGAGCCTCAAAAGCATTTCATGATCAAGCAGTTTGACATAATATCACAGGCAGAacgcgatatttaaataattcgaggaaacaagttttttttttttttttttcctttttaatataatcgttTCGAACTTCTGCTGGGATAATTTAAGACTGTTATTAAACCAATCGAATAAATTGTAGAGCAGAAATATCTAGATCTCTCTAAATTGAACACGCCACGTCGtttaaataatacgtaatGTTCTGCGAATCCGTTCGTTGAATTTTTCAAACAGCCGTTGTCTCCTTCTGCGTCTGACTCTCCGTCCATTCGCGCCGAGAGAAGATTATGCGAATCAATCGCGGAGTCTTAACGCGATGGAACGC is part of the Cardiocondyla obscurior isolate alpha-2009 linkage group LG14, Cobs3.1, whole genome shotgun sequence genome and encodes:
- the LOC139107894 gene encoding proton-coupled amino acid transporter-like protein pathetic isoform X2, producing the protein MSHNTKGLGVPVHGRIQRTPMRPMIAEYEPKKQGVKTELSDVVLVKYKCEKNDVPITVTNGSTLPLVERPTDEEAALYDPFEHRKLAHPTSDLDTLIHLLKGSLGTGILAMPMAFRNAGLAFGLFATFFIGAVCTYCVHILVKSAHLLCRRLQTPSLGFADVAEAAFLVGPEPVQKYARLAKATINSFLVIDLVGCCCVYIVFIATNVKEVVDYYTETDKSLRLYMAALLPLLIVFSLVRNLKYLAPFSMVANVLIATGMGITFYYIFNDLPTISDVPNFSTWSQLPLFFGTAIFALEGIGVVMPLENNMKTPSHFIGCPGVLNTGMFCVVLLYSTVGFFGYWKYGENTKASITLNPPQDEVPAQSAKLMIAVAIFLTYGLQFYVPMEIIWKNAKQYFGSRRLLGEYLIRISLVIFTVCVAIAIPNLGPFISLVGAVCLSTLGLMFPSVIELVTVWEQENGLGKWNWRLWKNIAIISFGVLGFLTGTYVSIQEILEGK
- the LOC139107894 gene encoding proton-coupled amino acid transporter-like protein pathetic isoform X1; translated protein: MGNADSSHEMEMSSLSVVATNDRPHIMRTPMRPMIAEYEPKKQGVKTELSDVVLVKYKCEKNDVPITVTNGSTLPLVERPTDEEAALYDPFEHRKLAHPTSDLDTLIHLLKGSLGTGILAMPMAFRNAGLAFGLFATFFIGAVCTYCVHILVKSAHLLCRRLQTPSLGFADVAEAAFLVGPEPVQKYARLAKATINSFLVIDLVGCCCVYIVFIATNVKEVVDYYTETDKSLRLYMAALLPLLIVFSLVRNLKYLAPFSMVANVLIATGMGITFYYIFNDLPTISDVPNFSTWSQLPLFFGTAIFALEGIGVVMPLENNMKTPSHFIGCPGVLNTGMFCVVLLYSTVGFFGYWKYGENTKASITLNPPQDEVPAQSAKLMIAVAIFLTYGLQFYVPMEIIWKNAKQYFGSRRLLGEYLIRISLVIFTVCVAIAIPNLGPFISLVGAVCLSTLGLMFPSVIELVTVWEQENGLGKWNWRLWKNIAIISFGVLGFLTGTYVSIQEILEGK